TAAAATTTCTGCTCCTTGGGGAATCAAAGCTTGTTTGCGATTGCTAGGGGTCATGGTGCGATCGCGTTGAGCATATTTCCTAGTGATATCTTCAATAATATCTGGACGTTCTACCAAAGCAGCGCCAAAAAAATCAGCAATGGTTTCGCAGGTTAAGTCATCGGGTGTGGGACCAAGACCTCCAGTGAAAATCAGAATTTGCGCTCTAAGACTCGCAATTTCTATAACCTGTTTTAACCTTTTTGGGTTATCCCCTACCACGGTTTGATAGTAGTGGGGAATACCTAGCTTAGCTAACTGTTGCGCCAAATATTGAGCATTACTGTTAAGGATGTCTCCTAATAGTAGTTCTGTCCCAACACAAATAATTTCTGCACTCATAAAATTAGGATACTGTTAGTTGTTAGTTGTTGGTCGTCAAAATATACCACTAACAATAACGACTAACCATTCACCACTAACCACCTAGGACTACCGGGAGTGTTTCCAAACTTTCCAGCTAGTGTAGCTTAACAAAGAAGTGGCACCACAAGCATAGGCAATACCGCTGGGTATACCAGCAATAGCCAATGCCAAACTCCCAGCCCATAGGGTCAAGGCGTAAATGAATAGAACAGTCAATCTGTGGGACAAACCTGCCTGAAGCAATCTGTGGTGCAGATGGCTCTTATCTGCAATAAAAGGCGATTTGCCACGGCGCAGTCGTGCCAAAATCACTGCGGACATATCTACAATTGGTACTGCCAGAATTAGGAAAGGCAATAACACCGCAGTGGCAGCAGTTTTCACCAGACCTACTACGCCAACCGCTGCTAGGGTAAATCCCATAAAATAAGACCCGCCATCTCCCATAAAGATTTGCGCGGGGTTAAAATTATAACGAAGAAATCCCAGTGAAGCACCAGCAAGAGCTGCGGCAATCAGGGCTGCTGCGCTTTGCTGCATAAACAACGCTACAACCAGCATCACCACAGATGCAATTCCAGAAACTCCAGCAGCTAAGCCGTCTAAACCGTCAATCCAGTTAATCGCATTGACCATTCCCACCAGCCAAACAACTGTGATGGGCAAACTCCACCAACCAAGTTGAACTACCCCACCTGTGGGAATGCTCAAAAAATCTATACTGACACCTACTTTCCAAGCAAGCGCTGCAACAATAATTTGCATCAGTAAGCGTGCTCTGGGAGACAGGTTTAACAAATCGTCTGCTAAACCAATCAGAAAGAAGCAAACACCTCCTAGGGCGACTCCCCAAATTTGCCATTCTTTTTCTGTCGGCAGAATTCCAAATCCGCCTAACCACCAAACAATGAGCAGCGAGATGATAGTACCTGCGAAGATAGAAACTCCTCCCAGGCGCACCATCGGGCGCTGATGAACTTTTCGGTCACTTGGTTTATCTAGGCGTCCACTTTTGATGCCAATGTTTTTAACATCAGGCGTAGTCCAGAGAACGACTACGGCGGCAAAGAGGAAAGCAATCAGATGATAAATCTGAGCAGGCATCTGTATATTCAATAAGTTAGGTTTGAAGACAAAAATCTGCCGAGGACTTGTCTACCTACTATCTACTACAATTCAATTTTTTATCAGCAGAAGATTTTTACATTTTGGATTTTAAATTTAAGATTGCTGAATGGAAACATCAAAAAGTCATGAGTTAGGAATTATTAATTCATAACTCCTAACTCATAACTCTTAACTATAATTTCATGCTAAGGCAGGTACGGGAATTATGATGTGAGGATACAAGGGGAAGCGATCGCACAACGCTTTGACCCGTCGCCGACAATCTTCAGCAACGGTGTTGGAGTCTGGATTTAATAGGCGATCGGCGATAATATTACCAATTTCCGTAAATTCTTCAATTCCCAAACCCCGCGTTGTCATGGCTGGGGAACCCAACCTCAAACCGCTGGTGACAAATGGCGACTCTGGGTCAAACGGAACTGTATTCTTGTTGGCGGTAATATTGACACCACTTACTAACTGATCTGTTTGCTTACCTGTCATCCCGATAGACCGCAGATCAACCAGCATCAAATGGTTATCAGTTCCATTTGATACCAGCTTTAAGCCTCGGTTTTGGAGTTGGTTCGCTAAGGCACGGGCATTTTCAATGACTTGGGCAGAATATGTTTTAAACTCTGGCTTGAGGGCTTCGCCAAAAGCTACTGCTTTACCAGCGATGACATGTTCCAAAGGTCCGCCTTGAGTTCCAGGGAAAACTGATTTATCCAGCTTTTTACCAAGTTCTGGGTCGCGGGTCAAGATTAAGCCACCGCGAGGACCACGTAGAGTTTTGTGGGTTGTTGTGGTCACGACATCACAATAGGGAATGGGGTTGGGGTGAAGACCAGTCACTACCAAACCGGCAATATGGGCAATATCTGCTAATAAGTATGCGCCTACTTCATCGGCGATGCTGCGGAACTTTTCAAAGTCTATGATACGGGGATATGCTGAATAACCGCAAATTAAGAGCTTTGGACGCTCCCTAAGCGCCAGCTCTCGAATTTGCTCATAGTCTAGTTGTTCTGTTTCCTGATTGACGCCGTAGTGGCAAGCTTGAAACCACTTACCGGATACATTGACAGGCGAACCGTGGGTTAGATGTCCGCCATGAGACAAATCCATCCCCATGAATTTATCCCCTGGTTCTAGCAGCGTCAAAAACACTGCAAAATTTGCCTGTGCGCCAGAATGAGGTTGTACGTTAGCATGAGCAGCACCAAACAATTGTTTAGCACGGTCAATTGTCAGTTGCTCAATTTTGTCTATGAACTCGCAGCCGCCATAGTAACGTTTACCAGGTAATCCCTCTGCATATTTATTTGTCAATACGGAACCTTGAGCTGCTAGTACAGCAGCAGAGGTAAAGTTTTCACTAGCAATCAACTCCAAGTGGTCGCGTTGGCGTTGCAATTCTTGGTTGATTAATTCCGTAGCAGCAGGGTCGGAGGAGGCAAGAAAATCTGAGTTAGTCAGAGTCACTTCAACTATCCTTATGGAAATTTGTAAAACCGTCGGTCAGTGTCCACAAGTCAAGAGTCCGTAGTCTAAAAGTTGTTGACTCATGACTCATGACTTATGACATTTATTTACCCCGACTTACTTAATTATGGAACGCCAACCCCATAAATGCGTTAACCATGATAACTATACCTGCTTATTACTATGGGTGCATAAGTTAATTTGTGTATTAGTTTTTACTACAATCCTAAATATTCAACATACAATAAACTAAAGTCCACTTAGGGATTTTGATCGAATTGTAATTACCCGCGCTCTTCCAAAGTGAGCATAGAAGGTTAGGCAACGAATGACATAACAGATGTGACGGAGAAGTCTTATTTGGAATTGACAGATAAACCATCCGCTACAACATTCACTGACTGCTACCTTTACTAGTGTTCTCTTCAAAAGCAAATGTAGGTAATGATGAGGATTAACAGGAGGGATTGGATGCTAGTGATTCTAATGAACGACCAAATTTTTGCTCCTCAACAGGTATGCCAATCTTGTTTACTCGCTGACGGGAGCGGTCAACCCCGTTGGCGTCAAGGTAAACTGCACTGTGGTCACGCTATTCGCAAGCTTACTGAACACCAGCCAGACCAGTATGAGTGTCTCATGGGTTTTCGAGTTGCCAATATTGAATAACCAAGGAGCTATGCTTGTATTGAGTGGCTATTGATGTTCTGTTTTCAGACAAAAATAAACAATAAATATCTGAGCATTCACTTTTACTAACAGTTACTTTTATTTTTCCCTACCAAGTCAAGTGCGTTATCCTTGGCATAGTAACTATTAATGTACAACAACAGGAGAAATCAAAATGGCTTGGCGCGGAGGCACCACAACTCAACATCGTCTTTTGTCTTGCTTGCCATACATTTTGCCATTAATTCAAGTTTATGGATTTGGCATCTTCTTGTTTTCACAGTTCCCCTTTTTGCAATGGCTGTATGTGCCTCTTCTTCCTGTTATACAACTGTATAACTACTTGAATCAAATTATACCATTCATTGGTGCAGATTTTATCATTTTCTTTGCTTTGTATCTTGGTGTGGTTAGAAACGAAAAAGTTCAACACTTTATTCGGTTCCATACCTTGCAGGCTCTTTTGCTATCTATATTTGCTTATTTGTGCATGGCAATTTTACAACTTATAGGGATTGTGCAACAAGGGGCATCACTATCAGTACCTCTGTTGGGGAATGTCATGTTCACCTTGATTTTCCTAGCAGTTGTGGTTGCATCAATATACAGTATTGTTCAAGCGGTAAGAGGACTCTACACTAAAATTCCCTTAATCTCCCAAGCCGCTGAAGCAGGAATTCATTACTAGGACTCGAAGTCTGACCAAATCCGACTCGAACTTGATGCTTCGGTTATCGGTTCCAAAAGGTTGCAGTTCAGTATTGGGAAGGTAACACCTGTAGTTTTTGCAATCAACTAACCTGAAATGCTGTCAGGTAGATAGTTTTCAGACTGTCAGCAGGTAAGATACTTGTCGGCACTGAGTTGTTTGATTTGAAATTTTGACTTGCTTATGTGCCCCATTTGCTATTTATTAAGCATTGGCTTGATTGTCATGACTCGCTTAAAACCAGATTTCTACTGGAAAAGCGAGCAGGTTAGCCGAGTCAGGAGTTGGTTTGGTGAGCGAGGAGCCAGTATTTTTTACTACTCTATTGGTGGATTTATACTAACATTAGGTATTATTGCTTTAACTTGGTGAAATTCTGACAGGTGTTTGTCAAACTCATCTAGCTACTAACAAGAAACGAGAATACTAAGTTGGGTGCGAAAAAAGCCAGCACATGGAATTTCAGTGTTGCCAAGCTAGTGGAAACACTGAGACAGTGCAGGTTAATAGTGCTAATCATTACTTAGTATCTGTCGCTGTTTATACTGCTTGCCTAGCTGTCACGGTATTTTCTAGGCGACCAATGCCTTCAATTTCCACACGAACGTGATCGCCTGGGTGCAAAGGACCAACCCCCAACGGCGTACCCGTCAGTATCACGTCTCCAGGTAGCAGCGTCATCACCTGGCTAATATAGGAAACCAGAAAATCTGGGGGAAACACCATCTGGTCGATACAGGCAGATTGTACAGGAGTGTCCTCATTCACAAAAGTCTGCAATCTAGCTGCTGGACTGACTTCTCGCACAATCCACGGTCCTAAGGGACAGAAAGTATCAAAACCCTTGGCTCGTGTCCATTGATGATCCCGTTTTTGTAAATCCCTTGCTGTGACATCATTAGCAATGGTGTAACCCCAAATTTTTGTTTGAGCCTCTTGGGGTGTACATTCAAAAGCGCGATCGCCAATGACCAGCGCCAATTCTCCTTCGTAGTCTACCCGCTGCGACTGCGGCGGATACTGAATTTCTGCACCCGAGCCGATGATAGACGTGGGTGGCTTAAAAAAGAGCAGAGGCTCAGTGGGGACTTCTGTTCCCATTTCAGCCGCATGGTCAGCATAGTTCTTGCCCACCGCCACAATTTTTGAAGGAGCGCAGGGAGCTAAGATATGATAACTTTCTGGTTCCAAAATTAAATCGGTGGATTGCCCTTGGAGCCAGGGTGGAGCATCCAGCACCTGCACCTTAAAAGAGAGTTGTAGCAAGCCATAGTAAATTTGTCCTTCTGGATTTTGAACTCGCACATACCGCTGCGCCATAACTTTGATTCGTCCCTCGTATGCAATTAAACCGCCACAATGCAATAGTAAATGAGCGATTTGGCTAAGCATTAAAATTAAAAACTGGTAAGATTATAAGACTTGACGGGAAAGTGCAAAAACCAATATATTTTGACCGAGACATAGTAGACACGCAGATTTTTAGTAAGCGTGATACAATCGGGTGGTTAAAAATGTCTGTGTAGGCAGTTGTAAAAATGTTGGCTGAAAAATTGCCTACGTTCTGCAAGTGCTGCAACACTACTAAAGTTGGTTGTGAACA
The sequence above is a segment of the Mastigocladopsis repens PCC 10914 genome. Coding sequences within it:
- a CDS encoding fumarylacetoacetate hydrolase family protein, which translates into the protein MAQRYVRVQNPEGQIYYGLLQLSFKVQVLDAPPWLQGQSTDLILEPESYHILAPCAPSKIVAVGKNYADHAAEMGTEVPTEPLLFFKPPTSIIGSGAEIQYPPQSQRVDYEGELALVIGDRAFECTPQEAQTKIWGYTIANDVTARDLQKRDHQWTRAKGFDTFCPLGPWIVREVSPAARLQTFVNEDTPVQSACIDQMVFPPDFLVSYISQVMTLLPGDVILTGTPLGVGPLHPGDHVRVEIEGIGRLENTVTARQAV
- a CDS encoding Tic20 family protein, whose protein sequence is MAWRGGTTTQHRLLSCLPYILPLIQVYGFGIFLFSQFPFLQWLYVPLLPVIQLYNYLNQIIPFIGADFIIFFALYLGVVRNEKVQHFIRFHTLQALLLSIFAYLCMAILQLIGIVQQGASLSVPLLGNVMFTLIFLAVVVASIYSIVQAVRGLYTKIPLISQAAEAGIHY
- the glyA gene encoding serine hydroxymethyltransferase, giving the protein MTLTNSDFLASSDPAATELINQELQRQRDHLELIASENFTSAAVLAAQGSVLTNKYAEGLPGKRYYGGCEFIDKIEQLTIDRAKQLFGAAHANVQPHSGAQANFAVFLTLLEPGDKFMGMDLSHGGHLTHGSPVNVSGKWFQACHYGVNQETEQLDYEQIRELALRERPKLLICGYSAYPRIIDFEKFRSIADEVGAYLLADIAHIAGLVVTGLHPNPIPYCDVVTTTTHKTLRGPRGGLILTRDPELGKKLDKSVFPGTQGGPLEHVIAGKAVAFGEALKPEFKTYSAQVIENARALANQLQNRGLKLVSNGTDNHLMLVDLRSIGMTGKQTDQLVSGVNITANKNTVPFDPESPFVTSGLRLGSPAMTTRGLGIEEFTEIGNIIADRLLNPDSNTVAEDCRRRVKALCDRFPLYPHIIIPVPALA
- a CDS encoding glycosyltransferase family 4 protein, whose amino-acid sequence is MPAQIYHLIAFLFAAVVVLWTTPDVKNIGIKSGRLDKPSDRKVHQRPMVRLGGVSIFAGTIISLLIVWWLGGFGILPTEKEWQIWGVALGGVCFFLIGLADDLLNLSPRARLLMQIIVAALAWKVGVSIDFLSIPTGGVVQLGWWSLPITVVWLVGMVNAINWIDGLDGLAAGVSGIASVVMLVVALFMQQSAAALIAAALAGASLGFLRYNFNPAQIFMGDGGSYFMGFTLAAVGVVGLVKTAATAVLLPFLILAVPIVDMSAVILARLRRGKSPFIADKSHLHHRLLQAGLSHRLTVLFIYALTLWAGSLALAIAGIPSGIAYACGATSLLSYTSWKVWKHSR